Genomic segment of Chelmon rostratus isolate fCheRos1 chromosome 2, fCheRos1.pri, whole genome shotgun sequence:
CCATCCCAAGTATCAGTAGAGATAAATGTAAGCTGAGCTGTTATGTAGCATAGTGGATAGCCTGTAGTTTAAACTCTGTGTGGAGACTTGTGGAGCACAATGCTTCTAACTGGTTGTTGCATTGCTTGATATCCCTTCAGGTCAAACCAGGAGATCCAAACCTACGCCATTGCCCTCATCAATGCTCTTTTCCTGAAGGCACCAGAGGACAGACGGCAGGTCAGTGCCCAGCACCCACAGCACAGTGTGCTGAACTAGAGAAAAGGACACGCGATAGATTGACATAACCAGAATGCTAATAATGTTCCGTCCTCACATTacactctaaaaaaaaaaagccacccGTTCGTAAGAGACAGCATTTATTCATTATAGTCGCATGTTGCTCGGTGTCAGAGCGCTGCAGATATTGCCTCGCCCTGGCTGCAGCAGTCGGTTCGTTAGTAAAGCTAATCTATGAATAGACGTCTGTCTGCTAGCTGTCATGTTGTGGATTCTGTCTGACAGTCAGCGCTGTAACGACACACTCAAAATAGTGCCTGCTTTCCTTTGAAGTTTGCACGTTTGTTATGCTGCACTTACTTCAGAATAGCGCAGCGAGGTAGACCAGCCATCCCGCCGCACCTGAAGGATGACTTGATTATTAAGGATTTATTTCTAAGCTTAATTCAGTCGAAAGTGCTTATTTCTGTTCATCGCAAGGGTTGGACTCGATGCCTGCCAGTGGTAGTGTGTATCATATATCATCATAATGTGCAATGATGGGGAGTGAGAAAATATCCACTGAGATGATTGAGTGAATCCTGGCATTGTAGCAATGTAGGCAGGATTTGACAAATGTGGCTTGAAATTATTCACACTCGTCCAAATATGCTGAAATATGAATTTAAGTTCAGTTTGCTTTAACAGAGTCTGACAGAAAAATCCCAGATGGATGCGTTCTGATTCTGAAATATCTTTGTAGCGCGGCCAAATGCACAGAAACTAAAGGAGTGAGTGCTTCTTTGGATGTCTGTCCACTGCGTTACTCGTCACTGTCATACTGTCTCACGTTGCTCTGCTCACCCTGCAGTGATAACTCCTATCCCAGCTCACACGTTGCGCTAGCATCCTGTTTCATAcgctgtcctgtcctctccgcgtttgtgtgtgtgtgtgcgtgcgtgtcttGTTTACAATGACGTTTCTCCATGTTGAACGTTGAGTTGTCAGTTAATGCCATAAGTTAAATGATGTGTCACTTAcatattttcaggttttaacCATAGAAAAGGAGCAGAAACATAATAATTACATCCTTTTATTACCTctctctgaaataaaacagtcaaaacaatgaaaatattgtaACTTGCAACATAATTGAAGTGTCATTGGAATGTCATTTACAGCAAACTTGAAAGatttcttgtcattttcttgttttgcaaAATTATTTTCcaacagaataaacaaaaaacctagacatctttttctctctctcaaatctgcatctgcattCATCTATGACAGACTAAACTCTTTTCCTTTTGCATATCAGActgatatatatgtatgcagCAAAAATTTCTATTCCAAAATTCCAATTGCCAAGTTCCTCAAATCCTCAAAAAAGTCTTCAGTTTTCGAAAGAGAGCATGAAGGCGGAGGGTTAGATGACAttaaaacaagaggaggaggtggagtaaTTTTATTGTGGGTTGTagcatttccttcttttttttttttcctttggccATATGACATATGACAGAATTaatttccagctgctgttggtgacCACTGGAGGGCAAACTGTCAGTTCTGTTACAGCAGAAGGACATACAACACACGCTGTACTGCTGAACTGGTCACTGTCCTGAACTccagtttacagtttacatcGAAATACAGCAACTCTTTAAGTTTAGATTTATGGATATTTGTCCTTACACTGTTTTTTGAGTTTTCAAAGACGTTTTAGCATAGCAGTAGAACAATAGTCTAATACATCCATACATCCCTGATGTGTTGTCTGACCAGTTTTGATGTCTTCCTCATTATAGGACAGCTTGTTTTTACAGTGAGGAAAATCTTCTGCAGATCAAGGCTGCTTGATAAACATGTCCGCTAAGAGAGCTACCTGGACGCCAAAGATGTCTGTTTAAAGatcactgtttcctctgtgggTTGATAAAATTTCACAGCTCTTAGGTTTGTGAAATCCTTTCAAACCCACTCGGATAAGCCAATAAACGCGTGGTCGTCTGTTACGTCATGTAGGGCATGTGAGGTTTTCCCGCAGCTACGTGTCGTGACTCCTTTAAGTCCTTATTTGACATTATGTTGTTTCATGTTCTTATTCCGTTGCATGCTGTGCCGGTGATGTATCCCTGTATCTCATTGTCCGTGTGTGCACTCTTTGTTTCCATTGCTGTTACACCCAcgcccctcctccttcccttcaaCCTGTAGGAGGACTATACTAACCCGCTGGAGCAGCACCTCACTGTGAGTACACATCCCTCAGCATCTCGTAGCATCCTCTCCACCCCACAGACCTTCTCCTCCTTtgctctcttgctctttctgtGCCCTGGAAAGCCACCGCATAATCCATGCAAATTCAAATAGAACCATAacttgctgcagcagcagacagactgtgTCCACAGACTGGAGTTAGGCCATGTTGTCATGTTGTACAGAAGGTGTGAAGGGCATAAAGTCAGTCATATAAACCACTGGTGGAAGTGTAGCTTCTGAGTGTTGTTGCATCGCAGAATTTGACTAAAACTCTCATTTACTGTAGGGTGAGTCAAGCAAAGATACTTCTGTGCACTTTCTGTGCAGTAAAGCATCTTCCCTTCAGCTGACGTGTGTGTTgatatgttttatttcttctcagGAAATGGCAAGCACTTTGGCTCAGAAACACCTGCGATCCATCATCCTCAATGTGAGTATCAAGctcaaatgcagaaaacaaagtATTTAATGTTGATTTCAGCTGCACATCAGAGTCAACACTCGGCTCTGCTGGCTATTAAGCTTTCAGAAGGCTGGGAAATACCCAGGCGTGAACAGAGGATTTCAGCAGTTCCCATACATTTTGCTAGTTGCTatcaaaacatcagaaaacttTCTATGTACAAAAAATTTATGTTCAGCCTACTTTGAGACTCTCCTGTGTCTGGGTTTGGTGGCCATTGGAGGCTGGAAGTTTCATCCCAGAGACCAGCAGTTCAGAAAGTGGAAAGACTTGCTCGCTCAGAAAGCTGTGACACGGAACCAGCAAATGTGAGATGGCACGAAGTCTGTGAAGTGGAACAAAATCTGCTCTGAAAATGATTCCTTTTGGCACCGACTTTTGTGGAAGTGCCTGACTGAACGCACTGCAAATGTCTGCTGCCCTCCTGCTTCCTGGAGCAAGGAAACATCGTGAAGCAGCTCCAGCATTGTGTGCTATGAGTCCGTGTTCTGTTAACAGGACCTGCCGGACTCTCgcagtgtgttttttgatgctacattaagtcatttttttgtAGTTGGTAATtgcaacacacactgtgcatccCATGCACAGACGAGACTAGCactgacagctgtctgtcttcagGTGTTTTTCCAAAGGTTGCAGACAGCCTTTAGTTCCCCGCCAGTGGAGGAGAACAATGCATtgggctttttctttttttcattcgtTTCACAGGTAGTTTTGCTGCGTGCAGTGTGATTCGATGTGGCCGAAACACAAGCTGGGCTCTTAACttcatgcttttcttttctaGCATGTCATCAGAGGAAATCGACCAATCAAAGCAGAAATGGCACATCAGCTGTatgtgctgcaggtgttgaCCTTCAACCTTCTGGAAGAACGAATGATGACCAAAATGGATCCTAATGACCAGGTAAAAATGTAGATTAGTGAGTTATCTGTATGGCACATCATAAGAAAATTCCCACATTACATTGAAAGTAAAATACACCAAAAGCCTTTTACATGTAAAAGAGCACAAGAAGTCTTCTATGGTATGTTCCAACATAACCTGCAACTTCCACGATCCAATAGAGACAACCTTCTTTCAGTTGGGTTTATGCTCTTgtagaaatgtaaaaagtagactaaaacagagaaaatttcctccatgttttcctTAGTTTGTTTGCAGTGTAGATGTGATATTTGCACCTGCATGCACAAAGTGAATTTACTGTATCTCACACAATATAAAAGTGTAAAAGTTCCACAGACTGGAACATGCAGTAACATGTGATCTATTCTTCCTGGTATTACATTTTCTATCACAACAGAAAGTCTTACTATCACTCTCAAAAACGTATCTGCCATCTGCTGACCACTGATTGACCCTGCTTTTTGAGGattttcttcattgttttgCTGCTATACCTGTATAATTAAAAGTGCCTCTATTCATGCTAATAATATGTCGGCTTGCTGTGGTTCAGGCTCAGAGAGACATCATTTTTGAACTGCGCAGGATTGCTTTCGACGGAGAAAATGACCCCACCGGCACGGAAAAGCGAAAGGCCATGTACACCAAGGACTATAAGATGCTGGGGTTCACCGTGAGTTTCCACTGCAGAGCTCAGATTCCTCTGCTACGCTTGTAAAACcagctgtataaataaataaattctgttttaaatgcagaacCATGTGAACCCGGCCATGGACTTCACCCAGACTCCTCCGGGGATGCTGGCTTTGGACAACATGCTGTACCTCGCCAAGGTTCACCAGGACACGTACATCAGGGTTGGTTTTGGCCTCAGGCGTGACTTTGCTCATCTCACAGAGGTGGACAAGTCAGTCACAGCTAACACGTCTTCTCACTCATGGCAGATTGTGCTGGAGAACAGCAGCCGCGAGGACAAGCATGAATGTCCCTTTGGCCGGTGTGCCATTGAACTCACTCGAATGTTGTGCGAGATACTCCAGGTTGGAGAATTGCGTAAGTAGATCTGAATTTGACGAAAGGTGTAGCTGCTTTATTTATCTCAAAATGtcttaaaaagtgtgtgtgtgtgtgattttctattttttccctTTACAATTGGAATATTATCTTTTGCGCAGCTAATGAGGGCTGCAACGACTACCACCCCATGTTCTTCACCCATGACCGGGCATGGGAGGAGTTCTTCTGTGTCTGCATCCAGCTGCTTAATAAAACCTGGAAGGAGATGAGGGCCACAGCTGAGGACTTCAATAAGGTCCAAGATTAATGCATGCATTAAAGTCACCTTTAACACGTTCACATTCATATGGATGAATTAGCTCCACCATGAAGTTCATACTTTTggcttttagtgaaatgtctcaacgACTGTTGGACTGATTGCCGTGACATTTGGTACGCACTGAATGTGGTTTATAAATTAAgtacctgcagaactaataacattcccatcagcctcagctgctaaTTAGCAGAAGTCACATTAAGACTAAGATGGTGATGCTCCacatcatacctgctaaacatgttagcacgctgatgttggcatttagctcaaagcaccgctgtgccaaagaacagcctcacagaggtGCTAGCAAGGTGGCCGCTGTTAGCATGAGCTAGCATGACTCTTGGtcttgttaaaataaaacattgcttttGTCAGATTTTCATGCAAAGTACATTTCATCAGTTCTGAAAAACAGCGAGAGTCTGAATGTCAACCGTAACATCATTAACACTTACAGAGCTGATGGAAGAAACATTTAACTTGCTAATTAGTTTAAATGAAATATAGTTTCAGTAGGCTGTTTAGAGCTTGTGATGCTCATTACCAAACATTCACCGTCCCTCCAGACGAGGCTTCCTCACTATGAATGTGAGTAATATCAGGCCTCAGGTTtaaagacttttaaaaacagcttcagctgctgtattcttctgctgtgtgactgagCAGTTCACTGAAGCAGACTGCCGAAAGgttttttgctttattaaatAACACATTGTCATTATATTCTAATGTTGTCTATTTCAATTCCGTTCAAGTATTTCAAGTACTTTGCCCAGATGATCACATTTATGTCAGTTATTGCTCATACAGACATTATGGTTCCAGGATACCTGGGACCATcaagtatatatttttaatattcatgcCTTTAGATGGGGAAAGACGTCTGTCAGCAGAATGAGCGTCTGAATGGGGAAATAATGGTCCTGTGAATCACAACTGTAACAATATTCATGGTTCACTAAAAACCCGCTCAGGAGGATCTGAAAACTCTACAAGCCACAGTAGTGTCTCTAACAGTTTGCCAACGGTTTAGGAAGTCTGGTATGTTCTTTTCCCCCCATTCCTCACTTATTCGGTGTGTGTTTAACCCCTGAGCAGGTGATGCAGGTGGTCCGTGAGCAGATCACCAGGGCTCTGGCCATGAAGCCGTCATCTTTAGACCAGCTGAAGAATAAACTGCGAGGCCTCAACTATTCAGAGATTCTGCGTCTGCGGCAGTCAGAGCGAATGAGCCAGGATGACTTCCAGTCTCCACCTATCATGTCAGTCTGTGTCCACACTACCTCGAATTGCACTGTCGTAGTTGTAACCTGGTCGTTTCTTGTCTTAGTGATTCAGGATTTCAGCCTTTTATTcttctctcagcagcagagtttcTCTTGTGCTGTTTAATTAATCTTAAATCCAAATCCAGCTCTGTTCCTGTCATATTTAATAGTGTAGTATTGAGCatatttgtctgcatgtgtgtttgtccctGCTGCTCATGCggtgtttgtgctgcagtgagCTGCGGGAGAGGATTCAGCCCGAGATCTTGGAGCTCATCAAGCAGCAGCGACTCAACCGGCTGTGTGAGGGAAGCTGCTTCCGTAAACTGGGGAACCGGCGAAGACAAGGTTCACACAGCATCAATACAGTCACTTATTCTACTGAAGGAGCCCTGGTGCTGTTGATTATGAGCTAAGCatcatgtttcctgtctctctcttttttttctttttttttttttagagaagTTTTGGTTCTGCAGACTCTCGCTGAATCACAAAGTGCTGCACTACGGGGACCTTGATGAGTCACCTCAGGGTGAAGTGCCTTTTGAGCTACTCAGTGACAAGAGTAAGATACAACAACATCTTTATTTCTCCAAGTGGCTCCATGTCCCAGCTAATAAACATTTCATAACACACAATTATGACACATTCACCAGCAGACCGCACTGCATTTGTCAGAAGGCTGACCTTAATAAGCTCCTCAAATTATTAAGTTGTTTCTTCTCCGTTCCTCTTAGTCCCCATCTCTGATATCAAGTCTGTGGTGACCGGGAAGGACTGCCCTCATATGAAAGAAAAGAGTGCTCTGAAGCAAAACAAGGTAAtatgattttcatttgttttttttattgtcattccAGGCACACGGTTGTTCTTTCATTCTTTACTGCCGCTGAGTGAAGCGACACTGTGTTGTTTGTCCTGTTTGCTTCTCTCAGGAGGTGCTGGAGTTAGCCTTCTCTGTCCTCTATGATCCTGATGAGACTCTCAATTTTGTTGCACCCAACAAGTATGAGGTGAGCTCCGCGACAGTGCTGCACTGTTCAGTGGTTTTTATATGGACAATGGGCGGAATATGTACAGCTGGAAAGGTGTTGCTTGTAGGGACGAGCCCATGGAGAATTATCTCCATGGGCTCTGCAGGTGGCTTGGCTCAAAGgagcattttagtgtctttcagctcattgttttggttttcttgtccatagttttactgttttggttctctGTCACCAGCCTTCTTCAACTATGCTTCCAtctgcagcagccagctgcACCACGTGCCCGATGCCAAAATGCAGACAGACAATTAGCAACTAGCtagctagatagatagactAGATATTCCCCGCAGGatttggtggagaccaaatctGAGCTAAAGGGAGAGTTGTGGGCTTACATTCATCAGATGGCGAGAAATACGACTTCAGATGAATTCAAATGTTATTCCCAGTCTATTGTATATGTAAATAGACAACTGCTCTCCGACATGTTTGCTACAACcactttataaggtgataatatgttaGTGTTGTGTTCTCCTCGTGTTTTTGCTGTCCCAAGTGGTCAAATGTTATTTATGTGACCACGACAATAAGGAAAAATAGCAGCTCAGTCAGAACCATTACTACTACTTGTTGAGTATTATTCCACAGCACAATGTACTGTAGCTACTATGACCGATCATTTGGACATACTATTCTCAGccttcatctgtgtgtgtgtgtgtgtgtgttttgggagcAGTACTGCATCTGGACTGACGGGCTGTGTGCGCTGCTGGGCAGAGAGATGGGCAGTGACCTGACTCGCAGTGACCTAGATACTCTCATCAGCATGGAGATGAAGCTCCGCCTCCTCGACCTTGAGAACATCACTATCCCAGAGGCCCCGCCCCCCGTGCCGAAGGAGCCTAGCTCGTATAACTTCACCTACAACTACagctgagatgtgtgtgtgtgtgtgtgtgtgtttgctatgcatgtgtgtgtttgtcagggaTGATCTTTTGATGAATTcagatgcagatgtgtgcaCCAGAAAAGGTTACTTTGAATTTTCTTATTTACTTTTCAGAACTCTGGAGACCTCTCTCCATCCGTGTTAGTGATGCTGTATTGTTCGTCAGAAAGGAGAAATGTGTTTAGAGCTCCACAGGGagttcagaggtcagggtcCATTACAGAGCAGTGCTCTTAGAGATTCAGTGAGTGAATCAGTGCAGTCTCCAGGCAACGTGTCCATTTGTATTTCCCATTCTTTGCTATATAAAGCTGTAAACCTGTTTATGAAGTGAAGGAACACTGTGCCTGACGGTGAATTTAGATGACGAGCTGTACGAATCTTCTAATTTGTCTTTACTCGAGTATATTGCAATCAAATTTTGTCTTAACTGATCATTTAAGACATGCATGtggtctccatggcaacagaggaTGAAGGGCCACCATTTCGGGTTTTAATGCTGTGTTCTTGTTGgttctgtctgtccctccacATGACGGACAGACAGTGGAACGTCACACGGAGAAGAGTGAGTGGGCTGAGAGTTTTGTACGCTCACACACTCCTGAAATGAGGTTTGTGTTTAGTTGAAGGTTACTCCAGTAGGTGGGAGAGCTGTCACAGGGGATCGAACTTGATGCTTCTCTGacagtttagaaaaaaaatgggcTAAAAATTCAGTGAAAAGACGAAGTGAAGGAAcgtaacaaaaaaaacaaacagctaaagTAAAGCAGAAGCAGGTCAGGTGTAAGAATAATCGCTGTTTGTCACTTTCATCATGTCTATCATATTGGGACACAAAAGCCCAGGGCTGCAACTGTTTTCATGGTTGACCttaattaatctgcagattattttctgtgagTTGATCAATTGATCCACGATAGAAGAAAATCATGGAAAGAATACCCGTCACAATTTCCCAGATGTTAACATAtttaaatagcttgttttgtctcagttatgttccaaaacccaaagaaattagtgaagatgaagaaaaccagcaaatagtcatatctgagaagctgaaaccgggggaaagttgtttttaaaaaaatgaagcgTTTGTCAGCATTTTCAGCAATTAATTGTCTGGTCAACT
This window contains:
- the elmo2 gene encoding engulfment and cell motility protein 2, with the protein product MPPPADIVKVAIEWPGANAQLIEMDQKRPLSSIIREVCDGWSLSGSEQFALRYADGPQLYITEQSRGEIKNGTILRLAISPARAARQLLERIQSHGIDARLEALKELAKLSADPTFAAEFINMEGIGTLARLVESGTHFGEMLAFTLTAFLELMDHGIVSWDLISLSFIKQIAGYVNQPMVDVSILQRSLAILESMVLNSHSLYHRVAQEITVGQLIGHLQVSNQEIQTYAIALINALFLKAPEDRRQEDYTNPLEQHLTEMASTLAQKHLRSIILNHVIRGNRPIKAEMAHQLYVLQVLTFNLLEERMMTKMDPNDQAQRDIIFELRRIAFDGENDPTGTEKRKAMYTKDYKMLGFTNHVNPAMDFTQTPPGMLALDNMLYLAKVHQDTYIRIVLENSSREDKHECPFGRCAIELTRMLCEILQVGELPNEGCNDYHPMFFTHDRAWEEFFCVCIQLLNKTWKEMRATAEDFNKVMQVVREQITRALAMKPSSLDQLKNKLRGLNYSEILRLRQSERMSQDDFQSPPIIELRERIQPEILELIKQQRLNRLCEGSCFRKLGNRRRQEKFWFCRLSLNHKVLHYGDLDESPQGEVPFELLSDKIPISDIKSVVTGKDCPHMKEKSALKQNKEVLELAFSVLYDPDETLNFVAPNKYEYCIWTDGLCALLGREMGSDLTRSDLDTLISMEMKLRLLDLENITIPEAPPPVPKEPSSYNFTYNYS